The following are from one region of the Muntiacus reevesi chromosome 3, mMunRee1.1, whole genome shotgun sequence genome:
- the OR1K1 gene encoding olfactory receptor 1K1, whose amino-acid sequence MDAANESSEGSPFILLGLTTNPRQRQPLFLLFLVLYVAGILGNGLIVAAIRASPALHAPMYFLLAHLSFADLCFTSVTVPKMLANLLAHDRSISLAGCLTQMYFFFALGVTDSCLLAAMAYDRYVAIRQPLHYATRMSRAVCTALVGTAWLVSHAHSLLHILLMAHLSFCASHQVPHFFCDHQPLLRLSCSDTRHIQLLIFTEGAAVVVTPFLLILASYGAIAAAVLQLPSAAGRLRAVSTCGSHLAVVGLFYGTVIAVYFRPTSRYEAERGRVATIMYTVVTPMLNPVIYSLRNRDVQGALRALFTRRRISAGDS is encoded by the coding sequence ATGGATGCTGCCAATGAGTCTTCGGAAGGAAGCCCATTCATCCTGCTGGGACTAACAACAAATCCCAGGCAGCGGCAGCCCCTTTTCCTGCTCTTCTTGGTCCTCTATGTGGCAGGCATCCTGGGTAATGGACTCATCGTGGCTGCCATCCGAGCCAGTCCAGCCCTTCACGCTCCCATGTACTTCCTGCTGGCCCACCTGTCCTTTGCTGACCTCTGCTTTACCTCCGTCACGGTACCCAAGATGCTGGCCAACCTGCTGGCCCATGACCGCTCCATCTCCCTGGCTGGATGCCTGACCCAGATGTACTTCTTCTTTGCCCTGGGTGTAACTGACAGCTGCCTCCTGGctgccatggcctatgaccgctatgtggccatccgGCAACCCCTCCACTATGCCACGAGGATGTCCCGGGCCGTGTGCACAGCCCTGGTGGGGACGGCGTGGCTCGTGTCCCACGCCCACTCCCTCCTGCATATCCTGCTTATGGCCCACCTGTCCTTCTGTGCCTCCCACCAAGTGCCCCACTTCTTCTGCGACCACCAGCCTCTCTTAAGGCTCTCGTGCTCTGACACCCGGCACATCCAGCTGCTCATCTTCACCGAGGGCGCTGCAGTGGTGGTCACTCCCTTCCTGCTCATCCTCGCCTCCTACGGGGCCATCGCAGCTGCGGTGCTCCAGCTGCCATCCGCCGCAGGGAGGCTCCGGGCTGTGTCCACCTGTGGATCCCACCTGGCCGTGGTGGGCCTCTTCTACGGGACAGTCATCGCAGTCTACTTCCGGCCCACATCCCGGTATGAGGCTGAGCGGGGACGTGTGGCCACCATCATGTACACTGTGGTCACGCCCATGCTGAACCCAGTCATCTACAGCCTCCGGAACCGGGATGTGCAGGGGGCACTCAGGGCCCTTTTCACTCGGCGAAGGATCTCAGCAGGTGATTCCTGA
- the PDCL gene encoding phosducin-like protein produces the protein MTTLDDKLLGEKLQYYYSSSEEEDSDHEDKDGGRGALAGGSTPADADLAGEGISVNTGPKGVINDWRRFKQLETEQREEQCREMERLIKKLSLSCRSHLDEEEEQQKQKDLQEKISGKMTLKDLAVMNEDQDDEEFLQQYRKQRMEEMRQQLYQGPQFKQVFEIPSGEGFLDMIDKEQRSTLIMVHIYEDGIPGTEAMNGCMLCLAAEYPAVKFCRVRSSVIGASSRFTRNALPALLIYKGGELIGNFVRVTDQLGEDFFAVDLEAFLQEFGLLPEKEVLLLTSVRNSATCYSEDSDLEID, from the exons ATGACGACCCTGGATGATAAGTTGCTGGGGGAGAAGCTGCAGTACTATTATAGCAGCAGTGAGGAGGAGGACAGCGACCACGAGGACAAGGACGGAGGCAGAGGTGCCCTGGCTGGCGGTTCCACGCCCGCAGACGCGGACTTGGCGGGCGAAGGCATCTCAGTTAACACAG GTCCAAAAGGCGTGATCAATGACTGGCGCCGCTTCAAACAGCTGGAGACAGAGCAGCGGGAGGAGCAGTGCCGGGAGATGGAGAGGCTGATCAAGAAGCTGTCCCTGAGCTGCAGGTCCCACCTGGACGAAGAGGAGGAGCAGCAGAAGCAGAAGGACCTCCAGGAGAAGATCAGTGGGAAG ATGACTCTGAAGGACTTGGCCGTGATGAACGAGGACCAGGACGATGAGGAGTTCCTGCAGCAGTACCGGAAGCAGAGGATGGAAGAGATGCGGCAGCAGCTCTACCAGGGGCCCCAGTTCAAGCAGGTTTTTGAGATCCCCAGTGGAGAAGGGTTCCTGGACATGATCGACAAGGAGCAGAGGAGCACCCTCATCATGGTCCACATTTACGAGGACGGCATCCCGGGGACCGAAGCCATGAACGGTTGCATGCTCTGCCTGGCGGCAGAGTACCCGGCCGTCAAGTTCTGCCGGGTGAGGAGCTCGGTGATCGGGGCCAGCAGCCGCTTCACCAGGAAtgccctccctgccctgctcATCTACAAGGGGGGCGAACTGATTGGCAACTTCGTCCGTGTCACTGACCAGCTGGGGGAAGATTTTTTTGCTGTGGACCTTGAGGCTTTCCTCCAGGAGTTTGGATTGCTCCCGGAAAAGGAAGTTTTGTTGCTAACCTCTGTGCGTAACTCTGCCACCTGCTACAGTGAGGACAGTGATTTAGAAATTGATTGA